The following DNA comes from Miscanthus floridulus cultivar M001 chromosome 5, ASM1932011v1, whole genome shotgun sequence.
CCAGGGGCTTCCTCGAGCGCCGAGATCGCGAAAGCCATCCCTTCGCGAGCGCCACGCGACGAGCGACGGCTGATCCGCGCCGTCCACGTCCGCATACGGCTGTCGCGCATCCGGGCCATCTAACGCCGATCCGACGGCTGACCGCCGCGGCCGCGGGTATTAAAGCCCGCCTGACCCCCGTCGCCCTCGCTTCTTTTGCGCTCCTTCCTTCCGCTCCGCTTGTAGTGGGAGTGGCAGAAGAGAGGCGATGAGCAGCAGTGAGGCTAGCGCGCAAGACCATGGTGTGCCGGCGCTCGAGGCGCAGGATAACACGCATGACCATGGCGTGCCCGCGCTCGACGAGGCGCCCACGCCCGCGGATACGGACAAGATACTGGCCGCCGTGGCGCAGCTAGCGCGACGTCGGAGGCTGGAGGCAAGGCGGCTGGGCCGCACTGCATCCGCGGGGGCGCAGGGCGAGGCCTCGAAGCGGGCGCGTCCGGTGTCGGACGCCTCCGCGGACTCGTCCCGCGAGTCTGCGAAGGTGGCGCCCGAGCCGCGGGAAGGGGCTTCTGCCGTGGTGCCACCGGGGGGGTGGCCCAAGTCCGTGTCGCACGGCGCGATGTCGGTGATCGGGCGGCGGCGGGAGATGGAGGACGCGTTCGCCGTCGCCGCGCCGTTCCTGGTGGCCGCCGCGGCGGGGGAGGAGAAGAGCGGCGAGGGGGAGGAGAAAGACGGCGGcggggaggcggaggcggagttCTTCGCGGTGTACGACGGGCACGGCGGGTCACGGGTGGCGGACGCGTGCCGGGAGCGGCTGCACGTGGTGCTCGCGGAGGAGGTGGCGCGTCTGCAGCTGCAACTCGGGAAGGGCGGCGACGGGGACGGCGTGCTGCGCTGGAGGGAGGCCATGGAGGCCTGCTTCGCCCGCGTGGACGGCGAGGTCGTCGTCGTCGAGAGAGAGGCGAACAAGAACAAGGCCGGCCACACGATGGGCTGCGGCTCCACCGCCGTGGTGGCCGTCGTGGGGCCCCGTCACATCGTGGTCGCCAACTGCGGCGACTCCCGCGCCGTGCTCTCCCGCGGCGGCGTCCCCGTGCCGCTGTCCTCCGACCACAAGGTATTAACAAGTGTCCAGCACCCgcactaccccccccccccccccccccccccccccccccccccaaaaaaaaaaaacaaattctcCCGACTTGCCTGCCATCAAGGCAGGGGCGGCAAGCTGGTAGCTCGCCAAGTGCCCCCCCAGATCCGCATTGATTTTTTAGAATCGCTCGCGATGGGAACGAGCGCTAGCTCGTTTGGTCGAGCGCTCCGTGTGAGAGCGACACCACCCGGGCTCGAACCGGGCGCCCACCTCCTTTCTTACGAGTATCCGGGAGACTCCCCcgtgttttcaaaaaaaaaaaaaagaatcgctCGCGATGCGGCTGAGAATTAGGGACGCTACGCCGCCGTCTACGCACGCGTCGACGTCGCCGTCATGACGCCATTGCCTGCCGTGCCGTTTTCTTCGGCCGGGATCACAGGTGTCGCGCGCAGGCCGCAAAAGGCAGGCGCCCAAAGCCCCTGCGCCGGCACAGCGCCAACAAACCCCCTGGCTTTGGCGTGCGCTCGTCTCGACCGTGCCGCAGGTTTCGTTTCGTTTCGTCGCACCCGTTTTTTTTTCGGCTTTCGGCAACGGCAAGGCGCCTGCTTTGTAGCACTGTGCCAAATTGGAAGGCGATCCTGCTCGTGGCCGCACTGCCCAGTGCGTGCTGCGTGACAGCGTGAGAATGAGAAAAGACTAGTCCCCGAGGACCCTACCACCTGGCCAGGGTTTGCTGCGGAAAACGCCAAGCGGCGGGCAGGGTGGTCTACACCTGGCCGGGGGTCCTACTCACGCGGCAAAGCGGGCGACACGTCGGGTGGAGTTCCCCATCGGGCATTCGGGCCAAGGCGCGACGACGGGCGTGTTCGGCCGCGGTTACCCGACAAGGGTGCTTCACTGCACTGcacctctatatatgctgcccaCTAGTATCTTTCATGGGCTCCTTTTGCACCGGGAAGGAATCTCAAGGTCATTCTGTATACTTAAGCTGGGAGGAAATAATTGTTTGCTTCATATACACACATGCCTAACTGGTTTAGTCCTTCCAAAAATAAAACTAGTTTAGGCCCACTGTTTGCTTCCAGCTCATGCAATGTCGCATTCGTTACAGCTTGCAAATGGTTTCTGTAGACAGAGCTCGACTTCGTGGAAACTGAGGTTTGACTAGTAGTGTTCTGGAAGCAGAACAGAGTGGGTTCCATTTCAGTAATCCATTCGTGTTATTTGGTTTAGTAGGGTGCTAACTGCTATGGTCACTTAGATCTGTAAGATGACTATATCCCACATGGATAtatatcagcctgttcgtttggccgtggctcgtcgtaaacgatcgtaaatttccagctggaacagtatttttctctcacacaaaccagccagcagaacttcttcacgaaccagcaacgatacgaaccagccaaccgaacaggctgatagagGCTGGATTTTATTATATCCTTTATCCCACGTGTGATGACTCTATATCCCACGTGGGCAATCTAAATAGCATCCAATTATTGCATAACATGTGGCTAGATATAATAGACGATACCTCTATAGTGGAAAAAAATGTTGTTTATAAGAG
Coding sequences within:
- the LOC136450246 gene encoding probable protein phosphatase 2C 8; the protein is MSSSEASAQDHGVPALEAQDNTHDHGVPALDEAPTPADTDKILAAVAQLARRRRLEARRLGRTASAGAQGEASKRARPVSDASADSSRESAKVAPEPREGASAVVPPGGWPKSVSHGAMSVIGRRREMEDAFAVAAPFLVAAAAGEEKSGEGEEKDGGGEAEAEFFAVYDGHGGSRVADACRERLHVVLAEEVARLQLQLGKGGDGDGVLRWREAMEACFARVDGEVVVVEREANKNKAGHTMGCGSTAVVAVVGPRHIVVANCGDSRAVLSRGGVPVPLSSDHKPDRPDELERVESAGGRVINWNGYRVLGVLSTSRSIGDYYMKPFISAEPEVTVTERTHKDEFIILASDGLWDVMTNEEACKVARNCLCGHAAAKYPDTVHGSSGSDAAAMLVEFAMSRGSTDNISVVVVELKRLKRWKGGRQNGRT